The following nucleotide sequence is from Cinclus cinclus chromosome 23, bCinCin1.1, whole genome shotgun sequence.
tcttattttagcttcccctccccccccccatttatatactttattctctgttcTAGATCTTCCCCAGTTATAGCTTTTCCCTCCCTGTATTTTTAAACCCACATCACCTTTTTAACTACCCCCTCTTACATTAACTTTTGGCCCTTAATTTAACGTTTCCTCTTTAAATTTAAACTTCTCCACCTTAACTTCAACTTTTCCCCTAATTTTAacctccccctgccccccaaaCGCGCTCCGGCACCTGCAGGTTCCCCACCGCCCCCCAAACggtggggggaggagggggaaccCACACCACCCTTTACCCTCAGAGCGCTCCCCGCGCTCCCCAACTTCTTAGCTCCCCCCAAACCACCCGATTTTACCCTCAAACCACCCCACCCTTGGCGCTGCCCACAATAAAAGAGTTTTGGGGCGctcccccacaaaaaaaaagttggggACTCACCTTCCTCGGCGGCCAGGGGGCTGAGGGCGGTGAGGAGGAGAAGAGTGAGGGCTGGGGGGGTGCCCGCCATGGCGGGGCGGTTCTGGGGGTCCCGGGCTCGCCCCACGAGCGGCGGCCCCGCGGGGAGTGCGGGGGGTGTGAGGTGCGGGGCCGCGCGCCCGCTCCTGTTCATTCATGCCCCGCTGACGTCACCGGCCACGCCCGCTCTTAAAGGAGAAGGAGCCGCACCCAGTACGTACCAGTACCGCACCGGGAGGGCGCGCGCCCGAGGGTGGGACGCGGCCGGGTGGAGGGGCGGGGGGTGTGGGAGTCCCTTCAAGGTGGGGCATAGCCCTGGAGGGGGTTTAGGGGTCCCACAGCCCCGCGAGGATCCCCCAGGCCCGGCCCCGAAGGGGTGAACGCCCCCCCCCTTTCATTCATGAATCGGCGTGGGAAGGGCGGGGGGCGGCAGCCAATGGCTGCAGGGGGCGGGGCCACGCCGTTACTACCGGCCACACCCCCCCGCCCAGCAGTCCCATACTGGAGGTCGGGGGGGGACCGGTTTGGGGGGGCTGCCCGGTCCCCTCCGGCCCCAGCGCCCCAAATTCTCAGCACCACCGTTCTCATAATCCCGCAGTACCCCAAATTCTGCATCTTTCATAGCATCCCAAATCCCGCAGCACTCCCAACCTCTGTAGCACCTGCAGCACCCCAATCTCATCACCTCTAGCACCACAAATCCCCCAGTACCCCAAAGCAACTCAAATCCCACAGCACTCCGTTCCCATAATCCTTCTGGAACCAAATCCTCCAGGATCCACAACACACTAAATCTGCCAAGACGCCCAGCACGCCCATTCCCTGAACCCATTGAACCCCAAATCTCCCAGAATCTGCAGCACCCCCATCCCCAGGATCCCAGTGCACCCCACAcctcccagcacctgcagcaccccAAATCTCGCAGCACCCACCTCCTGATTATCCCATTGCAATCCCTATTtcccagcacccccaaatcTTCATTATCCCAGCACTCCAAATCCCCAGTACCCCactcaccccaaatccccccaaaccccccaccCCACGCATCGGACAAGGCAGGCCACCAGGGATCTTTTTCATAGAAAATCACTGCTTTAGCAAAAAAATACCTTCACCCCTCCCAGCCCCCAAACCCGCTCCAAGAGGGAGTTCATGTGGGGGTGTCCCCCATGTCCACCCGGGTGACGCCGGCGGTCACTTGGTCGCGCCGCCAGAGCCCCTCGACCAGGGCGTCCAGGACAGGGGTGACCCGGGCCAGCCCCGCCCGCGCCCCACCGGCCCCTGGGGTCCCCCCGGCCCGCAGCACACGCAGCCCCCACGTCCCCTCGAAGGTCCGCACATCCTCCTCCGTCACGGCCGCGTGTGTGGCCAGGTCGAAtctggggtggggaggggacaaAGGGTCAAGGGAAACAGCAACACCCTggaaaatccccccaaaaccacccaagATTCATGGAGACCTGTGAACTCATCGGTGTAACGAGGTGGGAGTGttctctgcctgcccaggggTGAGTGGTTTGAAATCTGGGGGTGCAAACCTGATTGTGGGGGGCGACACAGGGTCAAGGGAGACACCAACACCCcgaaaaccccccaaaaaataccTAAAGCGAAATGGGAATTGTGAATCCTTTGGTGTGGTGAAGTGTTCCACATTCTCAGCCTGCTGAGACAACAAGTGCTGAGAAatctggggggtgggggggtggcaAATCtgactggggagggggggaacaTAGGCTCAAAGGAGacccaaaaaaacctccccaaaccctCTGTAAATAACTGGCAACTGTGATCCCCCCAACCCCCTAAAAAGTCAATGGGAGTTGAGGACCCATCAGTGTAATGAGTGTTGCACATTCTCAGCCTAACGAGGCATTGAGTGGGGGTACAAACCTGCTTGAGGAGGAAGGGGGACACACAGGGTCAAGGGAGACAccaacaccccaaaaatctaCTTGAGGGTGGCAAAACTCCCTAAAAATAAGCAGGAGCTGTGAACCCATTGGAATAACAATTTGTGCATGTTCTCACCCTGCTGAGATACCAAACGCTGACAAACCTGGGGGTGCAAACCCCCTTTTTGGGGCGATAGGGGGTCACAGTGTCAAGgaacatgtaaaaaaaaaaaaaaagaaagcaccGACAAAAATCAACAGGAGTTGGGAATCCATCGGTATAAGGAAGCGTGCCCGTTCTCAGCTCCTGCCATGCCAAGCGCTGAGAGCCCCGCGGGTGCGACCCGTCCCCACGAGGTGACTTTACCCCCCAAGGGGGACGCCCAAAAGGATACTTGGTGCCCACGACTACCCTGATGAGGTCGCCGTCCCCGGGGCTCAGCACGCGGTCCATGAGCGCCGGCAGCTCCTCGAAGGATGCGCGGTCCGtgaaggagaacagaaataggGCGGCGTCCGCCTCCTCCTTACAGGCCTGGGGACGGGGACATCCCCTCACTGCGGGCTCCTGGAGGTGTCTCCCCCACCCAGAAACGCGTCCCCCGCTCACGGGCAGCAGGTGCTCGAACTTCCTGAGCGCTCCGTCGCCGCAGTCCCAGAGGTGCAGCTGGAACAGCACGGGGCGGCCGCTGGCGAGGGGCTTGGCTGGCCAGAACAGCGTGGTGGCCTCGATCCCTGCGGGACACGAGGGACCGTCATCCCCCGGACCCTCTCGGGACACCCCAGGCTGTATCCAGGGTCTCGAGGTGGCCGTGGTGGCCTCGATCCCTGGGGGGACACGTGGGATCTTCACCCCCCGAACTCCTCGGACCTCTCAGGCCGTACCCAGAGTCTCGTGGTGGGCGGGGGGCGTGGAGGTCCCCCCCAGCCAGGCCACCAGCGCCGTCTTCCCGACGCCGCTTCTCCCCACCAGGAAGAGTTTGTAGGTGACAGTGGGGACAGCTAGGGCGGGCGGCAGGGCCGGGCGCTCCAGCAGACCTGGGGAGGGGGCTCAGGGTGATTCTGGGGCGGCTGAGACCCCGGCttggggggagcaggggggtTACCCACCAAACACTCTCCGTTGTTTCTTATGTAGGATGGAGTCCAGGTAGGGGCGGCCGGCgagggacaggagccagccCGGCTCCAGCGCCCGGTCCTGCTCTGCCATGGGCCCCCAAacctgggggacagggaagaGCCCCCCCTTCCCATATGGGGTCACTGCATCCCGCAGCTGTGGGGTCCCCTTCTGACCCCACCCCAGGGTCCAGACACCCATCCCAGGGTCCAGGCACCCTCCCCAGGGTCCCTAAATCTTCCATTGTGTCCCTAAACCACCCCCCAGCATCCTCCCATGGGGTCCCCGACACCGCTCGGTGGGATGCCTAACCCCCTTTCCATAGGGTCTGTGCCCTCCCTATTGAGTCCTAGCATCCTCCCATGGGGTTCATGACCCCTCtctggggtccctgtgcccctctGGGGTCCCACCACTCTCCCATGGGTTCCCTGACCCCACCATGGGGGTCTCTGTGACCCCCTGCCACCCCAGTACACCATCACAGGGTCCCTGTTCCCCCATAGAATCCGTCCCCCTATCCCCGGAGTCCCTGCAAACCCTGCGGGGTCCCACCGCCCTCCCATGGGTCCCCTGCCCCTCTCCGGCTCCTGTGGCCCACTTTGGGGTCTCGGATCCCCCTCACTGTCCCACCACCCCCTCAGGGTGTCCCTCACACCGGAGTCCCTGCACTCCCTTATGGGAGCACCACCCATAAGGGGTCTGTGCTCCCCCAATCGACTCCGTGCCCCCACAACATTCAAAAGGGGGAGAACCCAATCCCCCgtccccctccccgcccccgctgccccccaaatccctcccataCATTGCCCCTACACCAATTTTCTCGTGCGGTCCCTTTAAGACACGACCCCGCCGCCCACCTGAGGCCGCTTCCGCCTCGCCTTGACGTCACGAAATAGGCGGGCACACACAGAGAGCACGCCCAGTTGCCGTCGCGCGTGCGCGGGTGAATTGAGGTGACGTGATGACCCCGATCCTgcggattttggggggtccccaTCCCAAATTACTGACAATGTAATGGTTTGTGGGTCCCCATCCCCAATTCCTAGCACTGGCGGGATTTGGGTTCCCCAACTGCCCGTTTCTCCACGCTTTGGAGTCCTCATCCCTTACCACTGACACTGGAAAGCTTTGGCATGTCCCACACTGGCAGGACTTGGGAATCCCAATTTTCAGCCCCAGCGGGCTCTAGGATCCCCATCCCCAATTCCCATCTCCAACAGGCTGTGCGATCTCCAGTTCCCAGCACTGGCAGTATTTGGGGTCCTCACTTCCAGCCCCAACTACTTTGGGGTCCATGTCCAAAATTTCCAGCCCCAAGAGGGCCCAACaattcccagcactgggaggcTTTGGCATCCCCAGTTACCATCTCCAGCAGTCGTTGGGATCCCCGTTCCCAGCTTCCATCCCTAAGAGGGTTTGGTGTCTCCAGTTTCCAGTGCTGACAGGCTTTGGGGGTCCCCATCCCTAATTCCCAACCCTGGCAGGATCTGGGGTCCACAGtttccagcacaggcaggacttGGGCTTCCCATCCCCACTTCCAAGCCCTGGcaggttttggggtccccatcCTAAACTGGGTTTGGGATCCCTGGGTCCTACAGGACCCAGCTCCAGTAGGCTTTGGGATCCCCATTTTCCAACCCCACCATGCTTTAGGGTCCCCATCCCAAATTTCTGTCTCCAAGAGGCTTTAGTGTCCCAAATTCCCGGTGTTCCcttttgccttctctgctgctccagcatcccCTGGCACAAGTATTTCCTCTTTCCTACCCAAAaagaccccagacccccccctTTCACCCCTAAACTTGTGGGGAGCACAGCAGTAATTCGCCCTCCATGTcattcccatcccacccctcccCAAAAGCATCAACCatccatttcttttcctttttatttgttaaaCCACTAAAAATTCGTCGGGAAGGGGGGGAGGGACCCCCatgaccccccccccaaaatgtACACAAGATTTTAAATATCACTGAAATTGCTTCCCATTGCTGCACTTGGCCCGGGAATGATGGCGGGGTGGGAGACACCTGAGTTGCGGTGGGGGGACACCTCGctcacagcaccagcagctcccatggGATTCGGGGGGCAGGGATCCAAATTTGGGCTGAATGTCTTGTGAACGGCACAGAACACGCGTTTCCTGACCAGGGGGATTCCGGGAGCGGTGCAGGATGCAAATGCTGGCAGAGCATCCCTCAAGGGATGCTCTGTAAAGCGGACATCAAGGTGCCGTCCATCCCTGGTTTGactcttttttttggggggtggatGACAAAAAACATGCAAAGGGGACGTGGGAATCGGTGCCGAAGCCTTGACTGCCCTCCCCACGGCCACGCTTGGAAAATGAATATTCCACAGCTCACCCAAGGTGCTCCTGAGGTCTGGggtttttctgggggaaaaattgcattttgctttcCCTTAGGACAAATCAAATCATTCTGGGATGAATGGGAGAGGTGGGATTTGATGAGGGATTCATTTACAGAGGTGGAAATGCCACGGGTGAAGcaaatccctccccatccccatgtggctgggatgggatttaaggctCTGACCGGCAAAAAGCTCAGTGGGAAAGGAGAACAAATATTTAGGGAAGGGACCACATCATGGCACTGCCGGCTTGGGGAGGGCTCCCAGTTTTTAGGGTGCTGGAGGTTGCTGACCAAAACCTGGCAGAATCCACCCTGTTTTCCCCCCATCTGGAAAGGACAGGGAACGACGGGGGTTATCCTAGAAGGACGCACAGGTTCAATCCCTTCGGATTTGGATTTAATCTTTGCGGAAGGAGGCACGTGCAAATATGAGGTGAAGTTACTGCATTGAGGCTGCCCTCAGATTTACCAATATCTGtccttttccctggaaaacccACCCTGTTCCCAGGCTCCAAGGGGCTGCTTCAGCCTTGAATGGGTTTGGGCCATTGAATGAAATGAAACCTTTAAGTCTAGAAGGGAACTGGCAGACAAGTATGTCAGTTTTGGGGGAATAATGGGattttcagagtattttttcTGGTCAGAGGGGATCAGGGCTGATCCTGAAGCCTgatccagcagggcagggagaggagggatgaTAACAATCAAGATTTTTGGCATTTTGACACAAAAAAAagtcctttcctcctccttttggtcCTGCCTGGAGGACAGGGACAAGCGACAGGTGAGGTAAAATAAAAGGCATTGTGTTTGTGTTAAGCAAAGGTTGGCAGCGCTTTGAAATTCCCAGTGGGATATTGCTGTTGTTTTCCTGATGGAGTCGAGCATGGAATTTATCAGGCTAACAGCCTCCTGCCTGCTGGAATTTGGATTATTCCTATAAAACCACTTCTACTCACAACCCATGAGGAGTTTCGGACAGACCAAGACTTGCAAACACCTGGAAAATAAACCCAGGAAGATCCTGGCTGGCAGAATTCCCTAGCTGCTCACCCCAAATCCTTGGATCCTTCCCCACCTGTAAACACAACTCGCTCGACTGGGGTCTTACTGGGAACTGCTGGGTTTACTTGGACTGGAGGGTTTACTTGGACTTTTATTGGTTTCCTGCTCCCTAATTCACAGTTTGAatgcctgcctgtgtcgggaAGGGgcctgggaaggaggaagagctgtggggatggaggggacgggtggcggcggcggctgtGGGCCGCATTATCTCTTTGCTCGCACAAAGTACAAGGCATTTGTTTTGGGGTAGTATTTGACATTTTGTTTCTTGTCCATGAGGCCACCAAATATGATCAACTCCCCTCGGCCTTGCACCACCGTGTGTAAACTGGTCTCAGGCGGCcccaccacagagctgctgttgaACACTTTCCACTTGACTCGTCCCTGCTCCTTGGTATCCTTAATGTCCAGCACATACATCTGCATGGGCTTGCAGTTCATGCTCTGGTACAGTGGCTTGCCCACATTCAGTGACTGCGGTGGGTGGTGCCCAAGGCGCCGGGCGATGGGGGGCAGTGAGTGCCCCTCGCCCTGGGCAGCGCCTGGTCGCGCTGAGCCCTGCTCGGCACACGGGGACCCTGGGGACGCCACCAGGGGAGGGCTGAGTGCGGCTGAGGCCGAGGTGGCTTTGGAGGAAAGGGCTTTGACGGCCTCGAGGCTACGGCGGAGTGCGCTGGGGGACACGGCCCCGGGCAGGGTACTGGCAGCGTGGGGTGGTGTGTGGATGCCGTTGGTGTGCTCCGGAGGGTTCCGTGTGCCCGCTGTCCTGCCCTCCACGCCGTCCAGCTGGCACAGGAGGGACGTGGGcttctgctcccagcccagctctacCGAGGCCAGGCGCAGATCCCTCTGCTCCGGCAGCGAGCCCCGGCGCGGTGCCAGGGCCAGCCCCACCTTGAGGTCGAATCCCTCGGCAGCCAAGGGGGTGCTGGGGGACAGGGCCTGCACGGGGCTGTCCAGGGCCGCTCCCGGTGACACGGTGCCGCCGTTGAGCACCGGGGAACTGTCCCCTCTGGCCGGGGACAGGCTGCCCTCCCGCGAGCCTGATGGTGTCTGCCTGCGGGGCCGCAGTGTGCCCCAGCGGCCATTGACACAGGGAGCCTCGTCCGAGTTCCTGATGGGAGACTGGGAGCGGAATTCCCGCGTCTCAGGCACCAGGGCGGGTGGCGTGGCGCTGATGGGAGACGGGCG
It contains:
- the CPLANE2 gene encoding ciliogenesis and planar polarity effector 2 isoform X3, with translation MGVWTLGWGQKGTPQLRDAVTPYGKGGLFPVPQVWGPMAEQDRALEPGWLLSLAGRPYLDSILHKKQRRVFGLLERPALPPALAVPTVTYKLFLVGRSGVGKTALVAWLGGTSTPPAHHETLGIEATTLFWPAKPLASGRPVLFQLHLWDCGDGALRKFEHLLPACKEEADAALFLFSFTDRASFEELPALMDRVLSPGDGDLIRVVVGTKFDLATHAAVTEEDVRTFEGTWGLRVLRAGGTPGAGGARAGLARVTPVLDALVEGLWRRDQVTAGVTRVDMGDTPT
- the CPLANE2 gene encoding ciliogenesis and planar polarity effector 2 isoform X5; translated protein: MGVWTLGWGQKGTPQLRDAVTPYGKGGLFPVPQVWGPMAEQDRALEPGWLLSLAGRPYLDSILHKKQRRVFGIEATTLFWPAKPLASGRPVLFQLHLWDCGDGALRKFEHLLPVSGGRVSGWGRHLQEPAVRGCPRPQACKEEADAALFLFSFTDRASFEELPALMDRVLSPGDGDLIRVVVGTKFDLATHAAVTEEDVRTFEGTWGLRVLRAGGTPGAGGARAGLARVTPVLDALVEGLWRRDQVTAGVTRVDMGDTPT
- the CPLANE2 gene encoding ciliogenesis and planar polarity effector 2 isoform X4, whose product is MAEQDRALEPGWLLSLAGRPYLDSILHKKQRRVFGLLERPALPPALAVPTVTYKLFLVGRSGVGKTALVAWLGGTSTPPAHHETLGIEATTLFWPAKPLASGRPVLFQLHLWDCGDGALRKFEHLLPVSGGRVSGWGRHLQEPAVRGCPRPQACKEEADAALFLFSFTDRASFEELPALMDRVLSPGDGDLIRVVVGTKFDLATHAAVTEEDVRTFEGTWGLRVLRAGGTPGAGGARAGLARVTPVLDALVEGLWRRDQVTAGVTRVDMGDTPT
- the CPLANE2 gene encoding ciliogenesis and planar polarity effector 2 isoform X2 — translated: MGVWTLGWGQKGTPQLRDAVTPYGKGGLFPVPQVWGPMAEQDRALEPGWLLSLAGRPYLDSILHKKQRRVFAVPTVTYKLFLVGRSGVGKTALVAWLGGTSTPPAHHETLGIEATTLFWPAKPLASGRPVLFQLHLWDCGDGALRKFEHLLPVSGGRVSGWGRHLQEPAVRGCPRPQACKEEADAALFLFSFTDRASFEELPALMDRVLSPGDGDLIRVVVGTKFDLATHAAVTEEDVRTFEGTWGLRVLRAGGTPGAGGARAGLARVTPVLDALVEGLWRRDQVTAGVTRVDMGDTPT
- the CPLANE2 gene encoding ciliogenesis and planar polarity effector 2 isoform X1 — translated: MGVWTLGWGQKGTPQLRDAVTPYGKGGLFPVPQVWGPMAEQDRALEPGWLLSLAGRPYLDSILHKKQRRVFGLLERPALPPALAVPTVTYKLFLVGRSGVGKTALVAWLGGTSTPPAHHETLGIEATTLFWPAKPLASGRPVLFQLHLWDCGDGALRKFEHLLPVSGGRVSGWGRHLQEPAVRGCPRPQACKEEADAALFLFSFTDRASFEELPALMDRVLSPGDGDLIRVVVGTKFDLATHAAVTEEDVRTFEGTWGLRVLRAGGTPGAGGARAGLARVTPVLDALVEGLWRRDQVTAGVTRVDMGDTPT